From Rubripirellula reticaptiva, the proteins below share one genomic window:
- a CDS encoding sulfatase, whose product MKALAFLSLILLFSFAGDQSVSLCTAANRPNVLFIAVDDLNDYISPLDNHSGVKTPNFERLAKRSVTFTNAHCAAPACHPSRVAVMTGVHPSRSGVYRNLFGAHGPRWRDESPALKDAVVLSQHFRDHGYRAVGGGKIFHTLQWTPGDSQNDPDAWDDYRGDPLDPISGDWPRPVFSQGQNAGFTGKRPLNYHLFGAAVITDQAEDTYGDHLVVDWATEQMQREGDRPLFLAVGLFRPHIPWEVPQKWFDLYPIDEVQLPKLRDDDLDDAHDHGRRNWHKWVTDNDQWPHLMRGYLASISYVDHQLGRLLDALDASPMKDNTIVVLWSDHGFHIGEKENWEKFALWDQTTHVPLFIHAPGLSRDGQKTQQPATLTDVYPTLCELAGISVPVQCDGVSLVPQLKNPQAARTTPALTSYQFDREETSSHAVADTRYRLIKYGNGIEELYDLQEDPHEFNNRASDPKLSDVRSRLTESLPVDAAPNLGVPTDSPYHRGRNLTKKPGVADDR is encoded by the coding sequence ATGAAGGCGTTGGCTTTCCTTTCGCTTATCTTGTTGTTCAGCTTTGCAGGCGATCAGTCGGTATCACTATGCACGGCAGCAAATCGCCCGAACGTACTATTCATTGCTGTGGACGATTTGAACGACTACATCTCGCCGCTTGACAATCATTCCGGCGTGAAGACTCCGAATTTTGAGCGACTGGCAAAACGTTCGGTCACGTTTACCAATGCTCATTGTGCGGCGCCGGCGTGTCACCCATCGCGCGTCGCGGTCATGACGGGGGTGCACCCGTCGCGTTCGGGGGTTTATCGAAATCTGTTCGGTGCTCACGGGCCTCGATGGCGAGACGAATCGCCGGCGCTGAAGGACGCGGTGGTGTTGTCTCAGCACTTTCGCGATCACGGCTATCGAGCCGTCGGGGGCGGCAAGATCTTTCATACGCTGCAGTGGACACCGGGTGATTCTCAGAACGACCCGGATGCCTGGGACGACTATCGAGGCGATCCGCTGGATCCGATTTCCGGCGATTGGCCACGCCCGGTTTTTTCGCAAGGCCAGAACGCGGGCTTCACTGGCAAGCGGCCTCTGAACTACCACTTGTTTGGCGCTGCCGTGATCACCGATCAGGCCGAGGACACTTACGGCGATCATTTGGTAGTCGACTGGGCGACCGAACAGATGCAGCGGGAAGGCGACAGGCCGCTGTTCCTTGCCGTCGGTCTGTTTCGGCCTCACATTCCGTGGGAAGTGCCACAGAAGTGGTTTGACCTGTATCCCATCGACGAAGTTCAGTTGCCAAAGCTTCGTGATGATGATCTGGATGACGCGCACGACCATGGCCGGCGCAACTGGCACAAGTGGGTCACTGACAACGATCAGTGGCCGCACCTGATGCGTGGATACTTGGCAAGCATCAGTTATGTGGATCATCAACTGGGTCGGTTGCTTGATGCGCTGGACGCGTCGCCGATGAAAGACAACACGATCGTGGTCCTGTGGTCGGATCACGGATTTCACATTGGTGAAAAGGAGAATTGGGAGAAGTTCGCGCTCTGGGATCAAACCACGCACGTGCCGTTGTTCATTCATGCTCCGGGGCTTAGCCGGGACGGTCAGAAGACTCAGCAGCCGGCAACGCTGACCGATGTCTATCCGACGCTGTGCGAGTTGGCCGGCATTTCCGTTCCCGTGCAGTGCGACGGCGTTTCGCTGGTTCCGCAGCTAAAAAATCCGCAGGCCGCGCGAACCACGCCGGCGCTGACTTCCTATCAATTCGATCGCGAAGAGACATCATCACATGCTGTTGCCGACACGCGATATCGGCTGATTAAGTATGGCAATGGAATCGAAGAATTGTATGACCTGCAGGAAGACCCCCACGAGTTTAACAACCGTGCAAGCGACCCTAAACTGTCGGACGTCAGATCACGTTTAACCGAATCACTGCCAGTGGACGCCGCGCCGAACCTAGGCGTGCCAACTGATTCGCCTTACCACCGAGGTCGAAATCTCACGAAGAAACCAGGGGTTGCCGATGATCGCTAA